One part of the Tachysurus vachellii isolate PV-2020 chromosome 6, HZAU_Pvac_v1, whole genome shotgun sequence genome encodes these proteins:
- the emx1 gene encoding homeobox protein EMX1 — MFSSAGKRGFTIESLVAKESPLTGEDPIRPTALSYTAPTDSFLNAYPSPAGRALYPNPELVFPESVQHAPIGVHPHQLGGAHLQHPHFFSTQHREPLNFYPWVLRNRFFGHRFQGNDVSHDSLLLHGPFARKPKRIRTAFSPSQLLRLERAFDKNHYVVGAERKQLANSLSLSETQVKVWFQNRRTKYKRQKLEEEGPESSQKKKGNHHINRWRIATKQAGSEDIDVTSDA; from the exons ATGTTCTCATCAGCAGGGAAGCGCGGTTTCACTATTGAGTCTTTGGTGGCGAAGGAGAGCCCATTAACAGGGGAAGACCCTATCCGCCCCACCGCGCTAAGCTACACAGCCCCCACAGACAGTTTTCTGAACGCTTATCCAAGCCCAGCAGGTCGCGCGCTTTATCCAAACCCCGAGCTGGTTTTTCCGGAGTCTGTGCAGCACGCTCCCATCGGCGTGCACCCGCACCAGCTCGGCGGCGCGCACCTCCAGCACCCGCACTTCTTCAGCACGCAACATCGCGAACCTCTCAATTTCTACCCGTGGGTCTTGCGAAACCGATTTTTTGGGCATCGGTTTCAAG gTAACGACGTCTCACATGACTCGTTGTTGCTTCACGGGCCTTTCGCGCGGAAGCCCAAGCGGATCCGGACAGCCTTTTCCCCTTCACAGCTCCTGCGCCTCGAGCGAGCCTTCGACAAGAACCACTATGTGGTGGGAGCAGAACGCAAACAGCTCGCGAATAGTCTCAGCCTGTCCGAGACACAG GTGAAGGTGTGGTTTCAGAACCGCAGGACTAAGTACAAACGACAGAAGCTGGAAGAAGAGGGACCAGAGAGTTCACAAAAGAAGAAGGGTAATCATCACATCAACCGGTGGAGAATTGCCACCAAACAGGCTGGATCTGAGGATATAGATGTCACATCTGATGCCTAG